DNA from Corvus hawaiiensis isolate bCorHaw1 chromosome 21, bCorHaw1.pri.cur, whole genome shotgun sequence:
ctgctgcagagatggaGACTCCCCGCTCCAGGGCTTAGCAAAAGGTGTCCAACGTGGCACTGGCAGAGCTGAGACGTGTTGCTGCAGGATgagagctgccctgctgccgAGGTTCcggctgccccaccccacagCTGGCGCCCTACTCGCCTACCCAGGATGAGTGGTTGAAGACAATGTTCTTCCTCTTGGCCCAGCGAGAGAAGATGGCTTTCTCAGTGATGAAGCGGTGCCCTGCATGGTGAGCAAGCTCGTGCATCAGGTACATCTTGCACTCGTCCAGCTTACCCTTCTCAAAGTAGTGGTACGGCACACTGGAGTGGTTCTtctccctggcaggaggggagagggtGAGTGTGGGACTTGGGGGGACACCAGACCACCCCATGCCTGCCCCTGCCACCTTCCACACACCTGCAGTAGCTGTCACTGACCATGCCGAACACATGGATTTGCTCGCACAGCTCCATGGCCAGGATCATGGTGAACCAGCCTGTGCTCAGGAAGGAGCCGGATTTCATCCTGCAAAGCATCTTGGTCACACAGGAGTgggtggcactgctgctggccTGGCCACACTACAGAGGGGACAGGTGGTACGTCAGGGGGACCTGACAGGGCTCCTCAGGAGCCAGCAGTACCTGTTCTTCCCTGTCTCATTCTGGAAGACGTCATCACAGTATGTCATCTTCTTCTCAGTCAGGGTGTAGATCTGCAGCTGGGGGTACTTTTCCATCACCTTGAGCAGTGCCTGGTAGGTTGGGCCCACCTTCTCCCTGTTCAACTTCTTTGCTGGCCCCCAGATGAAGTAGAGGGTCTCCTGGGACTGTTGGAAGAAGTAGGGCTGGTTCCTCAGCAGCAGCGGAACGCTGGTGTGTGAGACCACTCGGATAGTGCTGCGTGTCCCCACGTCCCGCTCGTAGCCGGCGGTGGGGGCATGGTTCATGCGCACAACACACTCCTGCCGGTCGATGGCCTCTCCTAGCTGCGAGCCCAGCATCTGCCCCGAGCTGGAGACAATGGCACAGTGGCGGCACAGCACTCGCTCCAGCGGCTGTAGGGAGATGGCACCATcagctcctccttccctcccgcAGCAGCTGGATACaccacagcccctgcctgcccttCCCAAAGGACAGGAAAACTGAGGCGCAGGTGGGCTGAGCTGCCCCACCAGCCCCAGTGCAGCCCCACCCCCACGCACCTTCCCGTCGGGAACGCGGCTGTACCCCTGGAAGCTGCGGATGCTGGATGTAGTGGGGCTGTCCCGCAGCCCCAGGCCTGGGCAGCAAGGCTGTACGCGGGCTTTGGAGCTCAGCAGGATGTACAGCACCGCCACCACCACTGCGCACACCAGCGTTAGGAAGAGCTGGACCTAGAAGCAGAGGAGGGGAAGTTCTCCGGGCTTGTCCACGTGCACCGGCCCCGCGCCAGAGGCCGGTGGCTCCCGTGGCCATGAGGGAACTGCCCCTCGGAGGGTGTTGGGGTGTGTTGGTGGTGGTGCGAGGTGCTGGCCCCGGCTCACTTCCGCCAGCGGCGATGCCCGCACGCCCTACGGACTCCGAACCGCCCGCGGGCACCGGCAGCAGCCGGGCTCAGCCCCCTCCAGCACCGCTTTTGGGGCGAGAAGCCCCCCGATGGTGGCGGGGTCCCACCGGCCCTCGCCCCCTGCCCCGCCGGGTACTCACCAGCGTCTTCATCCTCGGGGGGCTGGCGAATCACCGGAGGGATCCGGGGGTCACCGGCAGGGTGGAGGCTCGCACCCTGCAAGCGGAGCGGGCTCAGCGGCGGCACCCCGGGGTGAGCTCGCCCAGCGGGATCCCCCCCTATCCCCCAACACCCGGGATTCCCCCCACGCCTCGTGCCGGGACCTCCCCGAGGCCATTACCGGGATCCCCCCACGCATCCTCATTCCCACGACTCCCCGGGGTCCCCCCATGTGTCCAGTTCCCCCCGTGGCTCCGCGGGTGCCGCCCCGCCCAGCAGCGGTCGGGGCCGGGATGCCACCCGGCGCAGAGTCCGCGGTTCCCGGTGCCGGCCCCACTCACCGAGCCGGAACCCCCAGGGCCGCCGCCGGCAGGTCCTGCTCCCCGCCCGGAGTGGGGCTGGCGGGGCGCGGAGGGGCGGAGCCGAGCAGGCACTGCCGGGACCGGCACCGCGATCGCCTCCGGCTACCCCGCCCCGCGATCCGGCTCCTCCGGGGACGCGCCCGTCCGTGCCCGTGGGCTCATTCCCGGCGTAGCGGGACCGACCCCGGCACGCCCCTCGTGTGTCCCGATACCGATCCCCGCCTCGCTCCCTACCGCGTGCGTCGGTAGCGACCCCATGACTCTTCCCCCACTCTTGCTCTGCTCTCTCAGGCTCCCCTCCCGCCCCGGGGTTCCAGCAGCCTTCCTGTTCCCGGTGCTCTCTCACCCCCGTGCACCACCAGCTCCCGATGAGCCCAGGGACACCACAAGGATCCGGAATGGCTTAGGAGTGGGACCGGGGCAGGTGAGACCCTCGGTACCCCAGACCCCATCCAACGGCCCCgtcacctgcagctgctcctgccagggtCAAGTCACAGGGCACCCATGAGAAGCGTCCCCAGAGGGAGCTGCCTGCTGGCCCAGGACGGGGGCACTGGACTTTAATTTCTCCCCTTGGTGACAAGGAAACACGAGATGCAACCTTGAAACCAGTCCCAGAAACTGCCCTGAACAGGCCTGGAACCAGAGGGAGAAATGACAGGGATTCCACTGGGCTCCTGCACAGGAAACAAGGCCAGAGGGGGAAGTCACATCTGGAGCTGCTCAGTCACCACTGAATTCATGCCCCCTTCACCTCCTTCTGCCCCAGCCCAAAACCACCCTTGTGGGGTGGGCTGAGccctggccagaaggtgaggggcagggaagggcagcaagGGGTTAGACAGCTCAGCATGGCCTGGCAGCCTCTGCAAGAGCTGGAAACAAACCTACAGCCAGAGCCTCATCTCTGGACCCTCCActggctcctgcagccaggTTCAGCGCAACACCTGTGGCTGTTGGTGTGCCCCCAGCCACCAGGATCACCCCCAGGCAGGATGGGAGACCGTGggacatgctgctggcaggAAGTTCACAGTACATGCAAGAAAGGTCAGAGTGCCCCAAATCTGCCCTCCACAGGCAGGGTACAGCAGCCTTAAGCACGGCAGAGCCAGCACGAAGTTGGGCTAGGTTCTCTATGGTGCTTTCCTGCCTGACCTCACTGGCAGGACCTTCTCAGCAAGATGCCATGCACTCCCAGGGCCATGCAGCTGAACCCACACTGGCAGGCCTGTGGCACCCCTTGGCATGGGCAGAAGACAGGGAGCGAGACCTTACAGACCTTTATTGAGGGTGATCCTGCTCGCTGTGGTCCAGGGGAGCTGCTAGGAGAGGAAACCTCATGGGGGAAGGACACTGGCACCACACCTGcttgctcagccccagcctggctggcacACGGAGCCTTGTCCAGGGCAGGAATCCAGCCAGGACTGACAGCTGTGATGGGAACCACACCCAACACTTCCTTGTGATCCAGGACATCTCCTCATCACCCTCTCAGCTGGGTGAGTGCATGGTGGGACGCAGAGGGCAGCACTGTCCCTGCACCCTCTGCGCACCCAGCCTCGTGGGAGTCCCTCTTCAGAAAGGCAAGAGCCCCCAGCACTGTGATTAGCCCTTCCAGAAGcaaatggagaaggaaaacctGTCCTTTCCAAGCCCAAAGtcttatttctttcctctcagaCTTGAatcaaaaacccccacaaactgtatgtaaacttttttaaaaattcccagATGGAACAAACTACtgagcagagccagagctgaggggaaggAGTGCCCAGAGAGTGGGCtaggcagccacagctggggagCAGGTCCCTCAGCAGGGGCTCTGGTCCCTCACTTGATGAGCCTTGGATGAATCCTGCTTCTCTTTGGTCAGTGACTTGTAAACTACATTTAGTCTCTGCAGGAGGGAACGTGGAGCAACTCAGTGCTGGGCACCTTGGAGGAGATgtctgcctggagctgcaggaaaagtcTTTTCCTGGCTACAATGCCGCAGCGTGGGCAcctcctcatctcctcagcTGGGCCTTCAGTCTGATTTCTTGGcaggtttcctgctcttccacatgatgaaaattataaaaacacCTGCCATGAGAGAGAGAACAGGTTCAGCTAGGAAACTTTTAATTCCAGGCACTCCTTAAACACCTGGTAATGAGGAAAAGAATGTCAGCAGAGAGAGCAAGAAAATTCTGCTGCCCAGAGGCTCAAACAGCCAAAgtcacacacaaacacagccccaagTCCTGTGCCAGGCTAAGCTGCAGCAGTAACCACAGAGAGTGTCACAGGTGTCACACATTAGCTAAACTCCTAGCAACCCTCTTCTCTCTCCCTAATTTAGAAGTTTCTAATTAGAACAACAGAAGTAACTCTCACCTataaatagcagcagcagcagcccagccacCACAGGGATGATAACTGCATATTCCCGAGGCAGGAAATACTGGTGGATCCCATGGTCACTGTCGAtgaagggctgcagggacagagaggggtGTCGGCAGGTGGACACAACACCTCGAGGTGCAGCCTCGAGGTTTTGGGAGAAGGATGGAAATATCTGGTGTGAGATGGCTAAAAAAAGGGTGCCCAGACCTGCGCGTGGCTCAGCCGCAGAAACCAGTGAAGGCTGAGGTTCACTGGACAACGAGGGGTGGCTACTGGGGATGGCACAGGGTCCCACAACCCCGGGGGGCTCGGgatgggaggagctgctggtgcagaaCACAGCAGATCCCTGTCTCTCTGCCCTGCAAAAGGGAGCAGCTGACACCAGCTCTGTTCCATGGTTATCCCACCAGGATAACCATGTGGAGGCCAGGGATACTAGGGAGCAGTGTGAGAATTCCCACACAGCAGCAAATACTCCTACAGCTCTGGGAATGCCAGGAGCACAGACATGGATcaggcagcagagggagcagacGCAAGAGGGGAATTCAAAATCCTTGAAATTAGAGGGGAAACTGGCCGGAGTTCAGACATTAGCCCAAGGCTGAACCTGGCCTCTCACACCTGGAAAGCTTGTGGGGAGAAGTTTCTTTCCAGGGAGAAAATCACTAACGACCCCAGTTAATGTGCTCCCAGAAATGGGCAGCCTCACAATCACTTTTCCAGAGCTCTGCATTCCCTAAACTCTTGTCCTTCCTACCAGGCTCCAGGTTTGTTAAGATTTGTCTCTTGCTATGTTTCCCTCTGTCATCTCCCACCAGAACCAGGAATCTGGCGGATGTAACTGTGGGCATTGATGACTACACCTCCATCGGGGCCAGGCTTCAGCTCTTCCCAATAGCTCATCCAGCCCTAGTTGGGTCAGCACGTGTTGGAACAGCAGGGGGGCACCACGATCAATGTTTGGTCTTGCCCAGGCAAGGCCAGGAACACCCAGATGGGACAAGGACTGGGCCAGCGCACAGAGGAAGATCTGCCCTGAAATTTTTAACGCAGCAGGCAAGAGTCCTTCGGGCACACAGGCACAACATCACCTGAACAAAGGCCAGGGAAACACCTGAGTAAGGAATGACTGGGATTATACTGGCCAGAGGAAACCCGTACCAGTACGATGATCCAGAGCGTATAGTAAACAAAGAGGACGAGGCTGAAGGCGACCAAGCCAAACCCAACCAGCTGGTCCGTCGCTGTGGCCTGCGAAGGGAGAGACAGTCAGAGCAGGATCCCCACAGCCGTGCCTGCGCAGGAGCGGCTC
Protein-coding regions in this window:
- the ST6GALNAC4 gene encoding alpha-N-acetyl-neuraminyl-2,3-beta-galactosyl-1,3-N-acetyl-galactosaminide alpha-2,6-sialyltransferase isoform X1, with product MKTLVQLFLTLVCAVVVAVLYILLSSKARVQPCCPGLGLRDSPTTSSIRSFQGYSRVPDGKPLERVLCRHCAIVSSSGQMLGSQLGEAIDRQECVVRMNHAPTAGYERDVGTRSTIRVVSHTSVPLLLRNQPYFFQQSQETLYFIWGPAKKLNREKVGPTYQALLKVMEKYPQLQIYTLTEKKMTYCDDVFQNETGKNRMKSGSFLSTGWFTMILAMELCEQIHVFGMVSDSYCREKNHSSVPYHYFEKGKLDECKMYLMHELAHHAGHRFITEKAIFSRWAKRKNIVFNHSSWLCQCHVGHLLLSPGAGSLHLCSSSACFPSWWMGWEPSCWYMGRMSWTHGAPSAPNTCLDGPRETQFSTHSTRRSI
- the ST6GALNAC4 gene encoding alpha-N-acetyl-neuraminyl-2,3-beta-galactosyl-1,3-N-acetyl-galactosaminide alpha-2,6-sialyltransferase isoform X2 encodes the protein MKTLPLERVLCRHCAIVSSSGQMLGSQLGEAIDRQECVVRMNHAPTAGYERDVGTRSTIRVVSHTSVPLLLRNQPYFFQQSQETLYFIWGPAKKLNREKVGPTYQALLKVMEKYPQLQIYTLTEKKMTYCDDVFQNETGKNRMKSGSFLSTGWFTMILAMELCEQIHVFGMVSDSYCREKNHSSVPYHYFEKGKLDECKMYLMHELAHHAGHRFITEKAIFSRWAKRKNIVFNHSSWLCQCHVGHLLLSPGAGSLHLCSSSACFPSWWMGWEPSCWYMGRMSWTHGAPSAPNTCLDGPRETQFSTHSTRRSI
- the ST6GALNAC4 gene encoding alpha-N-acetyl-neuraminyl-2,3-beta-galactosyl-1,3-N-acetyl-galactosaminide alpha-2,6-sialyltransferase isoform X3, yielding MKTLVQLFLTLVCAVVVAVLYILLSSKARVQPCCPGLGLRDSPTTSSIRSFQGYSRVPDGKPLERVLCRHCAIVSSSGQMLGSQLGEAIDRQECVVRMNHAPTAGYERDVGTRSTIRVVSHTSVPLLLRNQPYFFQQSQETLYFIWGPAKKLNREKVGPTYQALLKVMEKYPQLQIYTLTEKKMTYCDDVFQNETGKNRMKSGSFLSTGWFTMILAMELCEQIHVFGMVSDSYCREKNHSSVPYHYFEKGKLDECKMYLMHELAHHAGHRFITEKAIFSRWAKRKNIVFNHSSWVGE
- the DPM2 gene encoding dolichol phosphate-mannose biosynthesis regulatory protein translates to MATATDQLVGFGLVAFSLVLFVYYTLWIIVLPFIDSDHGIHQYFLPREYAVIIPVVAGLLLLLFIGVFIIFIMWKSRKPAKKSD